The genomic segment CGGCCAGCCGTGCATAGCGCCGTTTTATCTCCGCGAGCAGCGCGTCGTCCCCGCACAGCGCCTCCGTCTCCTCCAGGATCATCGGGACGCCGACGGCGATCCACGCGTTGGCCCGGTTCCAGCGGGCGCCCGACATCCAGTTCCCGGCCTCGCAGTCCCAACCGTGGAACAGCAGGCCCGTCTCCTCGTCCTGCAGCGCTTCGAGGTGAAGCCGGACCTGACGCAGCGCCTCGAGCGCGATCCGGCCGTCGCCTTTCATCCGCGCGGTACGGGCGAGGAACAGGACGGCCATGAAGATCGTGTCCGCCCAGATCTGCTCGCTGAACGACGCCTTCTCCGTCACCGTATGCTCGAATGCGCCGTTTTTCGTTCGCGGCGCTTCATCGATCAGCCACCGGGCCACTTCGCCTGCCTTATCCGCATAGAACGACCGCCCCGCGATGCGATGCAGCAGCGGGAACACGGCAAACGGCGCGATCGAGTTGATCGTCAGGATCGACTCGGACTGGCCGATATTGCGCTTCACCCATGCCTCGACCTCTCGCACGATCTCCTCGTTTTCCGTCTTCGCGCCGAATTCCGCGGCTGCGATCACGCCTACGCCCGCATTCCAGTCCCATCGGTCCGCGTTCATCGCCCAGTCGGTCCACGCGTGTCCGCCCCATTGCTCCGGCTTGCTGTGCATCATATAGCGGTAAACGCTGCGCGCAGCTTCATAAATTCGATTTCTGTTCCCATTCCCATTCCCATTCCCATTCCCATTCCCATTCCCATTCCCATTCCCATTCCCGCTCAAGCTAAATCCTCCTCTGTTCCAGTCCGCGCTACAAGCGGCTGTTGCGGTATTCGGTCGGCGTCCGGCCGTACTGCTTTTTGAACACCTCCCGGAAATAATCCTGGTCCGTATAGCCGATCCGCTCGCAAATCTCGTAGATGCGGTTCGCCGGATCCTTGAGCAGCCGCGCCGCCTCCTCCAGGCGGTGCCGGACGATCCACGCATTGATCGTCGTCCCGGTCACCTCTTTGACGATCAGGTTCACGTACTTCTCGCTAAGGCCGACCGCGTCCGATACGTCCGAGAGCGCGAGGTCGCCGCGCGCATAGTTTTGTTTGATATAACCGATCGCCTGCTCGACGAGGCGCTTCTTCTTCAAGCTGCCCGACCATTCGTCGGGCGGCAGCGCCCCGGCCAGATTCGGCAGTTCGTCCCTCAGCTTGCTCTCTGCGACCGCCAGCTCATCGCGCTGACGCCGCTCTCTGCCCAGCTCCCGCACGACCTCGGAGAACACCCGGGTGATCTCGTCGGGATCGATCGGCTTCAATATATATTGCTGCACCTGCAGCGAGATTGCCTTCCTGGCGTGCTCGAATTCGTTCAGCCCCGAAAGGATGATGCAGCGGATATCCGGATTGCGGGCCTTGCACGCCTCAATCAGCTCAAGACCGTTCATCTTGGGCATCCCGATGTCGGTCAGCAGCAGGTCGGGCGTCTCCAGCTCCAGCCGGGCGAGTGCGGCTTCGCCGTTCTCGGCGGTGCCGAGAAGCGAGATTCCGATGCTCTCCCAGGGAACGGAGCGGGCCAGCGCATCCCGGACCGTCTTCACGTCTTCTGCGATGAGCAGCTTATACATGCTCAGTCCTCCCTTGATGTTGTCGCTGCGGTCAGATTCGGGCGAAACGGCAGCACCGCTTCGACGCAGGTGCCTTCCGCCGTTTGCACGTACTTCAGCCCGAACGCTTCTCCGCAATAAAGTCGGATGCGCCGATGGACGTTCAGCGTGCCGTAGCCCGAGCCGCTCCCAGCCTTCGCATGCCGCGACGCGACAGCCGGATACTCCGCAGCAGCCCCGACCGCCTCGTCCGCATCACCGCCGCTTGCGGAATCCGATCCCAGGCGCCCGGTCGCCGCCGTTACTGAACCGTCCGCTCCCGGGACTCCCTGCGGCAGCTCCTCCAGCATCCGGTTCATCGCCTCCGCATCGCAGCCGACGCCGTTGTCCTGCACGCGAAGGCGGAGCGAGATACCGTCGAGCCGCGCCTCAATGACGATCCGGCATCCTTCGGTCCGACCGGCGAAGCCGTGAACGATCGCATTCTCCGCGAGCGGCTGCAAGCAAAAGTGCAGCATGGTCGCGGTCAGCAGATCGTCCGGCACCCGAATATCGACGGCGAGATCGTCCATGAGCAGACGCTGGATATGCAGGTAAGCCTCGACATGCTTGATTTCTCCCTCCAGCGAGATCCAGGTCTGTCCCCGGTTCAGGCCGTACCTGAACATGTTGGCGAGGGCGCGTACGATCCCGCCCGTCTCCTTGTCGCCCGACAGAATGGCGCGGCAATTGATGAGATCCAGCGTGTTGTACAAAAAGTGAGGATTGATCTGCGCCTGCAGCAGCTCCAGCTGAAGCTGGCGGCGTTCGATCTCTTCGGCGAAGGATTTCTCGATCAGTCCGTGGAGCGTCACCAGCATCGTCGCAAACTTCTGCCCCAGCTCATCCACTTCGTAAATGCCCGAATTTTGCTCCGGCAGCGGCTCCTTGAACGCCAGCACCTCGGGACGATGCATTGCGCCGACGAGCCGCGTGATCGGCACGGTAACCCGCACCACGATCCGGTTTAAAATGAAGCCCGCGATCAGCAGCGCAACGATGGCGGTCGCCGCGCCGATGGCCGATATCGCGAACGTGTACTGGCTGAAGTGGCTCTCCGGCACGATGGTCAGCAGCTTCCAGCCGTTGGCGAATGTCTCGTACATGACCCGGTGCGGCTCGCCGTCGATTTTCCGGACCAGCGATCCCGAAGCGCCGGCTGCCGCGTCCACATAGGGCAGGTCGCCGGCCGGCGTCAAAAACGCATAACGCTCGCTGAAGATGACCCGGTCGCTCTCGTCCAACAGCAGATGGTAGCCCTTTGCCAGCTTCGCGTTCTCGAATATGCTCCGAATGCTGCCCGTGTCCGCCCCGACGATAACGGTGCCGATATGCCGTCCGTCCTTGATGCTCGTCTTTTTGCGCGCCGCGTAGATCATGGCCGGATTGAACGCGCCCGCCCGCTGGCCCCACCATTCCGCCTGCCGCTTCCCGTCGCTCAAATTGCGGTACCAGTCCTGATTGTGCAGATCGACGGATTTGTAAATCCCGGTAGACGGGTCGTAGCGGTCCGGCGCCATGGCATATAGCCCGCTGGAAGGCTCGAGCGCGATAGATACGACGTAAGATCGGGTCGGCACGCGATCGGACCCGAGGCCGTTAAGCAGCGACAGCAGCGATAAATTTTGCAGATTCGTCTGCAGCGCGAAGAAGTCGTCCACGGCCTCGTAAGCCGCCGGATATTCACTCTCCAGCAAGCCTTCGATCGACGGATTGGACAGGATAAAAGCCGCGACGTTGTTCATCGTGTCGAACTGGTACCAGATGTTGCGGTAGACGAACTTCATCGATTGCTCCGCCGTGTCGCGCGTATGATCGTTCTGCACGCGGATGAGGATGTAGCTGGCGGCCGTGGCGAAGAAGGCGATGATGACGACGATCAGCGCAAAAATCGGCAGCCGGAGCCGCGACAGCAAGCCGGCGCTCTGCTTGGAGCGTCCATGCACGATCGTTTCCCCCCCTCTCCTTCTAGCCGGCCGAAAGCCTCCGGGCCGCCATAAGGCGGCAAGGAGGCCCTTCCGTGCATCCGTTATTTATGGGTTCGATTCGGAAAATAGCAGACTGCCGATCATCCGGGCAGCCTCGGCGCGAGTAGCCGTGCCTTTGGGGACAAACAGGTTGACGCCCCTGCCCTGCGTCCAGCCGAGCGCAGCCGTCTCTCCCACGTAGGACAGCGCCCAAGCCGAGATGCCCGCTTCATCCGCGAATGCGGCTGCCGACGCGGATGAGGGTACGGATTCAGCCGGCTTCCCATGCAGCAATCGATAGGCCCTCATCGTCAGCGCCGCCATCTCTTCGCGTGTCAGGCGTCCGTTCGGATCGAACGCAGTCGCGGTCTTGCCCGAGGCGATGCCTGCGCCGTAAGCGGCGGCCACCGCCTCCGCGTACCAGCTGTTCGCAGGGACGTCGGCAAAAATCGTCTTGATCGGGACCGCCGAGTCGGCGGGCTGCGAGAGCCTGAGCGCCTTCGCCAGCATCGCCGTAAATTCGGCGCGCGTGACCTGGCGGCCCGGCTCGAATGCGCCCGAGCCGCTGCCCTGTACGATGCCTCGGGCGGCCAGCGCCCGAACCGCGTCGTACGCCCAATGCGCGGCCGGCAGATCGGAGAAATCCCGCTGGACCTCGAGCACCGCATAGATGCTGAAGTGCCGGACCTCCGCGGTCAGGTAGCCGTCGTCCCGCTCGCCGCCGCCCCATACCGGGCTGCCGTCCTCGGCGATGGAATAGATCGCCGACAGCTTCGGATCCAGCGACGGATCGATCTGGAATCGGATTGTGACCGGCTCTTCAAACGGCGTCAGCCGAGTCGTGCTCCCCGACGCCGTTTGGATCGACAATGCCAGTTCGTACGCTTCGCTGCCCGCGCGAACGGCTGTCCCCGGCGCTTGCGCCTTGGCAAGGAGCGCCTGCGAAGCGTCGGACGCCAGCGGGCGGAAGCTGAGGGAGAGCGTGCTGCCCTGCCGAGCCGCCGCCGGCACCTGCTCCGTCAGCTGCTTCAGCACGCCGGACGGAATCTGCAGGACAAGCTTGCCCGCCTTCACTTCAAGCTTGTTCGCACCGAGCAGCGCGGAGGCATCGGCCGGCAGCCTGAGCTCGGTCGTGCCGACCGGCGCTTCGACGATGCTGACGCCGTTTGCGGCGCTTTGCAGCGCTGCGGCCGATACCGTCAGGATGCCGGCAGAAGTCGCAGGCTGCCTCGAAACAGTGCTTGTCGTAGGCTGATTGGACGGCGATTCGCCGTCTTCGCCGCCATTATCCCCACCGCCCGGCGGCAGCGGAACGTCCACGAACGCGAACGCGTCGTACAACGACGTGTTCTTCGAATCGGCGGTGCCCTGCGTCCATTGGATGAAGTTGTCCCGGCCGTTCTGGTAGTCGGCGTCGTTGACGGCGACGTTGAAGCCGAGCTTGCCGCCGAGCGCGGGCCTCAGATCCTTGACGTAGGCGCTCGGAATCTTGAATTCGTATCGCGTGCGCTTCGCCGCCTCGTCGCGAACCGCTTCGAACGGCACATTGCCGCTCATGTCGCCGTTCGGATTCGGGGCCGTCGAGTTGAAGACGTTGACCAGATGCGTGCCGTCGTCGGCGAGCGCGAAGCTCCATTCCACGTCGTCCGCCCCGTACGGAGACTCCCGGTTGTTGAGCGGATCGAGGCTGATCTGCACGGAATCGTTTTTCCACATGTTCGCGGCATTCTCCGACTGCTTGTGCACGTCGTCCCGCACGTCGACCGCGACGTACAGGCCGTCCGCAGCCCACTTGGCATAAGCCGTCGCCTCGAGATTGACCGAATCCTGGTAACCCGTCGCATTCTGGTCCTTCCTGCGAAGATGGACCGGATAGGCGTCCTGCCAATCCGCCAAATTCCCGTCTACCGCGATCGCGACCTCGTCCGCCGACTGAATCAGATCGAAGTCCAACGGCAGCTGCGCATCGTGGAAGATGCTTCGGCCGTCCGAAGCTTCGTCTACCTCGAGGTCGACCTTGTATTCATTAAAGGGGGCCGTCTGGCCGTACGTCCATCGGAAATCCAGTTGGAGGCGGTCGCCCTTCTTCAAATCGCCGAACGCGTTCGTCGTCACCGGCTCGAGCAGGCTGCCGTCCGGCCCCTTGAGCGTGACCGTGCCCGACTTGACGGCCGTCGACGTGCCGGTCAGCTGCACCGAGACGATGTCGAGATCCTTGATCGTCTTCGCGACCGGGAGCAGCCTCACGTCAAGGCCGTCCTCGACGGTCAGCTCCACCTTTTTCGTATCGAAAAGCGCGCCGCCGTGCTCGATCTCGAACGCGACCTCGTAACGTCCCTTGATCGCGGACTGCGGCACGTTTACGTTGTAGATCCGATCTACCGCGTCATGCGCGGGAATCGTAAGCTCGACCTCGGCCGGCTCGGTCTGGGCGGATGTCCAGCCCGCCGGCACCTTGAGCCTGGCCTTCACCTGCTGCGGCGCGTCTGTATCGTTCACGAGCGAGAGCGTCAGCGGCGTCGCGTAGCCCGCTTCGCCGGTCGCCACGCTTGGCGTGACGTTCGCCATGACGCCGATGAATTGCGCAGGCTCGGAGGCGATCATCGCCGTCGCCGCGCCGACGAATTCGCGCGCCAGCAGATTGTAGGCGTAGCTCTCGCCGTAGCTGCCCCGCGCCTTCGCGGCTTCAGCCAAGCGACCATAACGGTTCATGCGCAGCACGGCCGACGCGGACACCGGCATGACGCTGTCGCTCCCCTTTTTGCTCTGGAAGGCGGCGTCCGCAGCCTGCGTGGCAGCGGCATAATCGAGCGCGTTCGCTCCGATGCCGTCCTTGGCGTAGGCCAGCGCGACGGATGCGGTCTCGGCGTAGTTGTACAAAGCCTCCAGCGTCACGTATCCCGGCGCGGCGATCAGATCACCCGCTTCGATCTGACCGGCCATCTCCGCCATGAGGGCATATATATCCTTGATGCCTTGCTCTAGTCCGACGGCTGGCGACGCTTCTCCGGTCGCCGTCTGCAGCGCGGCGGCGATCCGGGCGATCTCGGCCGCGTCCGCGTCGACGAGCGTCCCGTTCGACGCCGTCCGCGTCAGCGCCAGCTTGGCGAGCGCCTCCTGCTTCTTGACCTGCAGCAGCTGCGCGGCAGATGCGTAGACGAACTCGGCCGGCGCCCCCGTCACGTAAACCGGCGAACCGGATACGACGAGCTGCAGTCCGGCGCTTCCCGCCGTCGCCGGCAGCTCCACGCCATTGATGTCCATCACCTTGGCGCCGGCCGCCGCGAACGGCAGCCCGATCTCGCTCGTCGGCGGCTTGACGGCCGGATCGTCCTTGTGGTCGACCTTCTTCCAGGCGACGACGACGGGCTTTCCGTCGTTCAGGAATACCTGGACCGCGACGTTCGGATCCCCCGTATTCCAGGTGCCGACATACCGCGCGCGATCCAGCTCGGTCATCAACTGGTTCACCGCGGTGTAAGCCAGCTTGGGCCGGCCGTCGTTATCCGTGATCCCCCAGAAAATATCGTAGTACCGGTCGTCCGTGCCGTCGTTTTTATAATCGTAATATTCGTAAGCCTTCACCTGGTCCGTGACCATGTAGTTCAGGAAGGCGCGGACGATATAATCCCGCTGGACCTCTTCCGATACCGAAGGATAGCCGCTTCTCGCCGTCGGCCACCCGCCTTCGGTGAGATAATAATCTTTCCAGCCGCCATATGCGTTAACGAGTGCCTTCACGCCGTCCGTCAGCTTCTGCAGATTGCCGTCGGGCATCGCATTATAGACATATGGGTGGTAAGAATAAGCGTCCGCAAAATCGTACGAGCCGAGCTCGAGCTCCTTCGGCAGCACGCTGAGCACGCTGGACGTATGGTCGCCCGCGAGCAGCATCGCGTTGGGATCGGCCTTTTTCATGTTCAGGTAGGCGACCTTCTGCAGCTGCACGAACTCCGCCGGAATATACGGCTTGGAGAAAATCTCCGGCTCGTTGGGCATCTCCCACTGGCGGATGCGATCCTTGTACTTCGCGACCGTGTTCGCCACGAAGTCGCCCATCGCCTTGAGCGAGGAGGTCGTATTGGCGATGCCCGCCTGGTAGTTTGCGTTTTTCTCCAGCGACAGCACCGTAATCTGGTTGAAGCCGTAGGAAAACAGCTTGTCGAGCGTCGGATCGATCCGGCTGTAATCGTAAATGGGGGCGCCGCTGCCGTCCTTGGCGTTTTTGTCGACGTCCTCCCAGACGATGCCCGAGCGGTGGCTTCGCGCCCCCAGCTTGCGGGCCCCGTCGATGATGTCGTCCTTCCAGTTGAGCGCGTAGTGGGTGTTGAGCCCGAACTTGCTCTCGTTGTCCAGATCGATCCCCTGGACCGGCGCGGCTTCCTTCGCGATCGCGAGCCGCATCTTCTTGGACTTGCCCGGTTGTGCGACGCCGTCCACCTCGAAGTCCGCCGTTACCTCATAGGTGCCGATCGCGACGAGCTGCGGGTCGAAGGGGATGAGCTCCCGTTCGTTCGCGTACTTTGCCAGATCATAGGTACGCGTGCCAGTGGCCACCACCGCCTTGTCGCCGTCGGCGCGGCGCACGGTGTAATCGATCTTGAACGTATGCGCCGCCGCACCCGCGTCGAGCGCCAGATCCAGCCCCGGCGTATCGCCCGGCGCGTAGATGCCCGAGAAGTTGCCCGACGGCTGCAGGTCGATGACGTAAGGGGGCAGCATCGGCTCGATCGAGAAGTCGTCGATCATCAGGTTGATGCCGCCGACGACGTTCCATTGGAAGTAGCCCTTGAGCGGCGCGAGCGGATCGGAGTCCTCGCCGGACACCGTCTCGACGCCGTCGATGAACAGCTTGTGCGTGATTCCGCTGACCTGCAGCTCATAATCATGCCATTCGTCGAGCAGCGACTTCACATAGTTGGCGATATAATAGTTGCCGCCGAGCGTCGTTTTCCGCATGATAAAGTACTTCGAATTGTGCGTCGCCCACTCCAGCGCGTTATTGTTGTTGTCGTCCTTCGCGCGGTAGCGGAAACGCCACGTATTTTGCAGCGCGGTGCTCGTGCGCTCGTACTTGACCTTGAACTTGACGATAAAGTTGTCCGCGTTCTGGTACATCGGCAGATTCAGCCTGGCGCTGCCCGAACCGTTCAGGTTCAGCACCTTGTTGCCGTCCGGCAGCTGAATCACCTTCGTCGCGCCGCCTACGGTCCAGCCCGGCGGCGCGGCATTCGCCGTCTCGCTATCGAAGTCGTTGACGTAAGGTTCGATTGCTCCGATGGCGACCGTCACTTCGCCGGTTGCCGGGTAGCGCGCCTCGCCGCCCGTCCCGTTGTGCGCGGCGATGTAGTAATGAATCAGGTCGGCTCGCGCCGTCCCCGGGATCGTTCCGGAAAACGCGCCGCTGCCAAGCTGCGCCGCGGACAAGATCCGATCCGGCGCCTCGTCTCCATAGCCATAGTGGATCTCGGCCGTCGTCGTCCCGTAGGTCGCGTCCGTCACCGAAAATGAGACGGCTAAATCCGCGTTATACGGCACCTGCAAGAGCGGCGCATGCGTGATCGCGTATGCCGGCGGTGCCGCGACGATCGGCAGCACCGCGATGTCGTCAACACTCAGATTAACGGCCGGGCCGATGCTCCTTAGCCCGAAGCCGACGCCCCCCGCTGCCAGCGAAGCGTCAGTGAATACGGTTACAAGAGCGCCGTCGATCGACAGCTTGAACTCGCTTCCCTTGACCTCCAGGCTGTATTGATGACGCTCGGCCACGTTGAAACCCGGCAGCGTCTGCGCGATCGGCACCGGTGCGCCGACCTGCTGGGCCGTGGCGGAGTTCGGATACTTCCACAGCTCCACGCTGCTCGTGTTCTTAAATTCCAGGAAGTAATAGGCCGTCCCGGACGCGTACCTGAACATCACGCGGAAGCGATCCCCCTGCGCCGCGAAGGTCAGGTTGTAGTCGGTCGATGCGTAAGACAGCTTGGCAGGCTTCACGATGGCGCGCTGGGGATTGCCGCCCGCGATCGTGCCCGTCAGGCGCGCTTCCGCGCCGCTGCCCTGAACCTGCCAGGCGTTACTGCCGAACAAATCCCAGTTGCCGAGTCCGCCGGCGAAGCTGTCCTCAAACAGCGGTGCCGGCGCTTCGGCTCTTGCTGCTGCCGGCAATGACGGGAGCAGCAGGGCTGCGACGAGAAGCATGAACAGGCTGCGATATCTTTTTCTCATTCGTCCAACCACCTTCTTCGGCAAGAGTTAAAGCCCCCCGCGGCTTCAACTGGCGAATGCGGGGGACTTTTCGGATCAAAAGGCTGTTACTTGCCTGCTTTCTTCTGGAAGGAAGCTTCGAGCTCGCTCAAAATTTGCGTGCCGCCCTGGGATTTCCACTTTTCGACGAAGTCGTCGAACTTCTTGATATCCCCGCCCATGATGATCTGCGTGAAGACCGAGTCGCGCATCGTATCGAGCTCGACCAGCTTGGCGACCTTGGTCGGCGAGTCGAGGTAGTTGGACGCGTCGGTGATCTGGTACGGGTTGTTGATCGCGACGTCGAGCGATTGGGAGAAACGCAGCGGCAGCGACTCGAGGTAACGCGGCCAGCCGTTCAATCCCGGCGCGAACAGGTAGCTCTGCGTGCCGCGGTAGTGGCCATTCTTGTCCTGCTTGGTCGTCGGATCGAGCAGATCCGTGACGGTGACCATCTTGCCGTTTTCGATGTTGTAATCTTCGCCCTCAATGCCCCAGACGGTCAGCATCTGGTTTTCGGGAGACAGGGATTCCTCGATGATGGACAGCACTTTCTTCGGATCCTTCGTCTTCGCGCTGATCGCAGTCATCTGGGAGAACGGCGCGCCTGCCGGAGCGACCGCCTTGCCATCCGCGCCTGTCAGCGAACCAGTCAGTGACAGATACTTGAACGGCTCCTTGGATTGGTCGGGAAGCTTCTCGTTCGCGCCGAGCTTCTTGTTCTTGATCAGCTCGCTCGTCTCGACCTGCGTATCGTAATCGCTCGCCGTGGACCACCAGCCCATCCAGGAGAACAGCTTGCCGCTGTACAGCTTGGCGCGAAGCTGCTCTTCCTTGATCGTGGCGAATTCCTTGTCGATCAGGCCTTCCTTGTACATCTTTTGCAGGAACAGCAGCGCGTCCTTCATTCTCGGATCGATATCGTAATTGCTGAACTTGCCGTCTGTCTCGGTGAAGTAGCCCGGGGTCACGCCGAACGCGCCGAAAATCTGGTCGAAGGAGTTGTTGGCGAACTTCACCTGGCCGATCTGCGCCGTGTAGCCCCCCAGCGGGATGACGTCCGGGTGGTCCGCTTTGATCTTCTTCAGCAGGTTGTAGTACTCGTCGAGCGTCTTGGGCACCGAAGCGCCCGCGGCCTCCAGGTAATCCTTGCGCATGACGAGATCCCAGCGATAGCCGGCACCCGGTCCGCCCTGATACGGAATGCCGTAGATGCGGCCGTTCACCTTCGCCTGCTCGAACACCTCGGGCGGCACCTCGCGCATGATGTTCGGCGTGTCCTGTTCGTTGATCAGGTCGGTCAGGTCGACGAAGGCGCCGAGCGGCGCGTACTTCTGGAAGTCGTCGGCGAAGTCGATCCGCACGACGTCGGGGATGTCCTCGCTGGACATCTTGAGGTTCAGCTTTGTCTTGTACTGCTGGACGTCGACCATCTCGGCGTCGATCTTGACGTTCAGCTTCTGCTCGATCGCCTGCTTGACGACGTCGTTCTCCGGGTCGTAAGGGACGGAGATGTCCTGCGCCTTCAGCCACTTGAGCGTGTAGGGCTCCGTCGACGCGCTTGCGGAACCGGACGGCGATGCGCTAGCGGATGCCGAGGCCGATGAAGATGCCGGCGCCGACGCGCTCTCCGAGGCGGCGCCTTTGTCGCCATTGCCGTTGCTGCAGCCCGCGACGGCGAGCGTGCCGACGAGGACGGCGGATGCCAGGCCGATCGTCTTTTTCTTTTTCTTTTTCTGATGAGACATGTTCAAGTGACCTCCTAATAATGAGCTGTATATTTACCCTTGGGGGATAAACCGAAGTGAGTGCCCAGCCGCGCGTTTGCGACTGCCCTACCCTTTGACCGAGCCGACCATCATGCCCTGATCGAAGTACCGCTGAATGAGCGGATAGATGATGAGCATCGGCAGCGCGACGATGACGATGGCGGCCATCTGAATGCCGACCGTCGGCGGCGGCGTGCGCCCCGCGGTCTCGAGCAGCTCGGGCGGCAGGCTGGAGCTCGCGATGATCGAACGAAGCACGAGCTGTACCGGCGCCTTGTTCCAGTCCGAGACGTAGAGCATGGCGCTGAAGAAGTCGTTCCAGTAGACGACCATGTAGAGCAGGCCGACGGACGCGATGGCGGGCATCGACAGCGGGAGAATGATCTGCCGCAGGATGCGGAACTCCGAGGCGCCGTCGAGGGACGCCGACTCTCTCAAGCTCTCGGGGATGCTCTCGAAAAACGACTTCATGATAATCATGTTGAAGGCGCTGAACGCCATCACGAGGATGAGCACGTAGTTCGTGTTCAGCAGGCCGAGCTGCTGGATCGTAATGTAGGTGGGGATCATGCCGCCCTTGAACAGCATCGTGAACACGAAGATCAAGATGATGCCCTTGCGGCCCGGCAGCCTTTTCTCGGCCAGCGCGTAGGCGACGGTCGTCGTCAGGAACAGGGCGAGCAGC from the Cohnella hashimotonis genome contains:
- a CDS encoding extracellular solute-binding protein, with the translated sequence MSHQKKKKKKTIGLASAVLVGTLAVAGCSNGNGDKGAASESASAPASSSASASASASPSGSASASTEPYTLKWLKAQDISVPYDPENDVVKQAIEQKLNVKIDAEMVDVQQYKTKLNLKMSSEDIPDVVRIDFADDFQKYAPLGAFVDLTDLINEQDTPNIMREVPPEVFEQAKVNGRIYGIPYQGGPGAGYRWDLVMRKDYLEAAGASVPKTLDEYYNLLKKIKADHPDVIPLGGYTAQIGQVKFANNSFDQIFGAFGVTPGYFTETDGKFSNYDIDPRMKDALLFLQKMYKEGLIDKEFATIKEEQLRAKLYSGKLFSWMGWWSTASDYDTQVETSELIKNKKLGANEKLPDQSKEPFKYLSLTGSLTGADGKAVAPAGAPFSQMTAISAKTKDPKKVLSIIEESLSPENQMLTVWGIEGEDYNIENGKMVTVTDLLDPTTKQDKNGHYRGTQSYLFAPGLNGWPRYLESLPLRFSQSLDVAINNPYQITDASNYLDSPTKVAKLVELDTMRDSVFTQIIMGGDIKKFDDFVEKWKSQGGTQILSELEASFQKKAGK
- a CDS encoding carbohydrate ABC transporter permease, whose amino-acid sequence is MKLTRGESAFATTNYIVLTLLTLVIVLPFWYVITVSITPYSEFSAKDGMVLFPTSFSFEYYTYLLKKGSLIYHAYGNTIRNTVAGVLLALFLTTTVAYALAEKRLPGRKGIILIFVFTMLFKGGMIPTYITIQQLGLLNTNYVLILVMAFSAFNMIIMKSFFESIPESLRESASLDGASEFRILRQIILPLSMPAIASVGLLYMVVYWNDFFSAMLYVSDWNKAPVQLVLRSIIASSSLPPELLETAGRTPPPTVGIQMAAIVIVALPMLIIYPLIQRYFDQGMMVGSVKG